Proteins encoded within one genomic window of Malassezia restricta chromosome VII, complete sequence:
- a CDS encoding acetyl-CoA acyltransferase 2 has translation MTNAFIVGSKRTAFGSFGGKLSNITAAQLGGYAAKAALAQLPANTPVSSTVFGVVAHTDHTAPYTSRHVGHYAGLPINVPALTINRLCGSGFQAVINAIHEIKVGDSDVVLTGGTENMSMSPYTLHGVRFGNTRYGVDLKLVDSLAIALVDQVPVPTPMGITAENLAEKYGITRQQCDEFALRSQQRWAKAHEDGAFKDEIAPIEVKVKKATEIFEVDEYPRPKTTIETLAKLPSVFKKDGVVTAGNASGICDGAAANVIASEEAINKHGLKPLARIVSYGVTACEPSIMGIGPVEAIKLALKRSGLSIADMDLIEVNEAFAAQFLSVQKELELPMEKTNVFGGAISMGHPLGASGARILSNLTYNLHRLNKKYALGSACIGGGQGIAVIIERV, from the coding sequence ATGACAAACGCATTTATTGTTGGCTCAAAGCGCACCGCCTTTGGATCTTTTGGTGGTAAGCTTAGCAACATCACTGCAGCTCAGCTTGGTGGCTATGCCGCCAAGGCTGctctcgcgcagctgccggCTAACACTCCTGTCTCTTCGACCGTGTTTGGTGTGGTCGCTCATACCGATCACACTGCCCCTTACACATCCCGTCATGTTGGTCACTATGCTGGCCTCCCTATAAATGTTCCTGCCTTGACGATCAATCGCCTATGTGGCAGTGGTTTCCAGGCGGTTATCAACGCCATCCATGAAATCAAGGTCGGTGATTCAGACGTCGTACTCACAGGAGGTACCGAGAACATGAGCATGTCCCCATACACGCTGCACGGTGTGCGTTTCGGTAACACTCGCTATGGTGTTGACCTTAAGCTCGTCGACAGCTTGGCTATCGCGCTTGTGGACCAGGTTCCAGTCCCTACCCCTATGGGTATTACCGCAGAGAACCTCGCGGAAAAGTACGGTATTACGCGTCAGCAGTGTGATGAATTTGCGCTTCGATCGCAGCAGCGCTGGGCTAAGGCCCATGAAGATGGCGCTTTCAAAGATGAGATTGCTCCCATTGAAGTTAAGGTGAAGAAGGCGACCGAAATTTTCGAGGTGGATGAATACCCTCGCCCCAAGACAAccatcgagacgctcgccAAGCTTCCTTCTGTGTTTAAGAAGGATGGCGTCGTTACTGCGGGTAATGCGTCCGGTATCTGTGACGGAGCGGCTGCTAATGTGATTGCCAGCGAGGAGGCAATTAACAAGCACGGCCTAAAGCCTCTCGCCCGCATTGTTAGCTATGGCGTGACTGCTTGTGAGCCTTCGATTATGGGCATTGGTCCTGTTGAAGCCATCAAGCTCGCCTTGAAGCGCAGCGGCTTGAGCATTGCTGACATGGATCTTATCGAAGTAAACGAGGCCTTTGCAGCTCAGTTCTTGTCGGTCCAGAAGGAACTTGAGCTTCCAATGGAGAAGACAAACGTGTTTGGTGGAGCTATTTCGATGGGTCACCCTCTTGGTGCTAGCGGTGCTAGGATTCTTTCGAATCTGACCTACAATCTCCACCGCCTTAATAAGAAGTATGCCCTCGGATCCGCTTGCATCGGTGGTGGTCAGGGTATTGCAGTTATCATCGAACGGGTTTAA